CCCATGACGCCTCCGCCACTTCGTCCCAACGCTCCTTCCGCTCGGCCGCCGATCCTGATTTCGGTTCGGCCTTGGCGGCCTCGGGCTTTTTGGATTGAACGCCGTGCGCGTTTTTGTTGTGTGCGCTCATGGTTGCCTCCATTGAATATTGGCTGTTGTCAGCGCCGGAATGGATCGACGTCGAAACAAGACCTGAAAATCGAGATGGTTCCTGACGCTCTTGAGGCAAGCTGAGCAAACTGGAATTTGCGGTAAAGATCGCGAGATTTTTTGGCGGATGGGCCGGAACCTTTGGACGCCGAGCCGATTAACGGGAGCACGGCCAGGCGTTTTACGATTCCCCGAGGGCGGCGGTCATGCGAAACTCGAACCAATTCGCCCGCGGCCCTCGCCGGACCGCGGGCGGGCCGGAAAGCGGCGCCATATTGACGCATCCGCGTGATAGGAGGGGAGCCGAAGGGGTCGCCAACGACGGAGGCCAAGGCCGCGTGTCATCCGGAAAAACTGAAATCCTCGTCCAATTCCAAAAGGCGCGCGCGGCGAGCCGCAGGCTTGCGGCGCCGCTGACCGACGCCGACGCGACCGTGCAATCCATGCCGGACGCGAGCCCGGCGAAATGGCATCTGGCGCATACGACCTGGTTCTTCGAGGCGATGGTGCTCGAACCCTTTTCGCGCTCCTATCGCGTCTTCGACCCGAACTTCAACTTTCTGTTCAATTCCTATTACGAGACCTTGGGCGCGCGCCAGCCAAGGCCGCGGCGCGGCATGCTCACCAGGCCGACGCTCGAACAAATTCACGCCTATCGCGACCATGTCGACGCGGCGATCGAGGATTTGCTCCGGCGCGAAACTTCCGACCGTGTCGCCGCTTCGATCGAACTCGGCTGTCATCACGAACAGCAGCATCAGGAATTGCTCCTGACCGACATCCTCCATCTGTTTGCGCAAAATCCGCTGCGCCCCGCTTATCTCGATCCTGCGCCGGACGCCGGCGGCGCCGAGCCGACAGCCATGGCTTACGAAAATTTCGCCGGCGGGATCGCGGAATCGGGCGCGGGCGACGAGGGCTTCGCCTTCGATTGCGAACGGCCGCGCCGCCGCGTCCTGATCGAGCCCTATCGGCTCGCCGACCGGCTCGTCACCAATGGCGAATGGATGGAGTTCATCGCCGACGACGGCTATCGCCAGCCCCTGCTGTGGCTGTCGGAGGGCTGGGCCAAATGTCTGGATGGCCAATGGTCGGCGCCGCTCTATTGGGAGGAGCGCGACGGCGAATTCTGGACCATGACCCTATCGGGATTCCAACGCGTCGATCCGGCGGCGCCGGCGGTCCATATCAGCTTTTTCGAGGCCGACGCCTTCGCGCGCTGGTCGAACCGCCGGCTGCCGACCGAAGCCGAGTGGGAGCGCGCGGCGGAGCCGCTGGACGTCGAGGGCAATTTCGTCGAATCCGGCCTGATGCGGCCGTCGCCGGCGACAGCGGGGCAAAACGGCCTGCGCCAGATGTTCGGCGACGTCTGGGAATGGACCTGCAGCCCTTTTTCCCCCTACCCGCGCTTTCGTCCCGCCGAAGGCGCCGCGGGCGAATACAACGGCAAATTCATGTGCGGACAATTCGTGTTGCGCGGCGGCTCCTGCGCGACACCGCAAAGCCATATGCGCGCGACCTATCGCAATTTCTTTCCGCCCGACGCCCGCTGGCAATTTTCCGGCGTGCGCCTAGCTGGAGACGCAGATGATGACAGACGCTGACGTGCGAACGCATTGGGACGAGGCGTTTCACGCCGCCGTCGTCGCCGGGCTGTCGCGCCCGCAAAAGACGATCCCCTGCTGCTGGCTCTATGATGCGCGCGGTTCGGATCTCTTCAACGCCATCACCCGGCTCGACGAATATTATCCGACCCGGGCCGAAACCGAAATTCTCGCGCGCCACGCCGGCGAAATCGCTCAATTCTGCGGCGAGGGCGCCTTGCTGCTCGAATATGGCGCCGGCGCCGGCGTCAAGACCGAGATTTTGATCGCGGCCCTGGCCGCCCCCCGGCTTTATGTCCCGATCGACATAGCCGGCGACGTACTCGCGCGCACCGCGCGCCGCATCGAGGCCCGCTTCCCGGGCCTGAAGACATTTCCGATCGTCGCCGATTTCAATCACGATTTCGATCTGCCTGATAACCTGCCGCCGGGACCGCGAATCGCTTTCTTTCCCGGCTCGACGATCGGCAATCTGAACCGCCGCGAGGCCGCCGCCTTCCTGTCGCGCCTGCGCCGCCACGTCGCGGGACGGGGCAAGGCGATCGTCGGGATCGACCTGAAAAAGGATCTCGCCACCTTGCTGAACGCCTATGACGACGCCCAGGGCGTGACGGCCGCCTTCAACCTCAACCTTCTCGCGCGGATCAATCGCGAGCTTGACGGCGCCTTTCCCCTCGACCGCTTCGCCCATGAGGCGCGCTGGAACGAAGCCGAATCGGCGGTCGAAATGCACCTCGTCAGCCTCGATTCGCGCGTCGTCCCGGTCTCAGGCCAATATTTCGCCTTTCGCGCCGGCGAGACGATCCACACCGAAAGCTCGCGGAAATATGACCCGGCCGATTTCGCCGCGCTCGCCACGAGCGCCGGATGGCGAACAGCCCGAACCTGGCGCGATCGCGAAGGGCGCTTCTCCGTGATCGGCCTCGACGCCGTGTCGTAAGCTACGGCGATTTTATTGACAGACCTGCCGCTGCCAAGCAGCGCCTTAATTTGGGTTACCGGTTTTGTGAAGGGTTTCGGGCGCCGGCCCCGCGGCGACCCGATCACGCGTGTCAGGGCCGGCGACCGAAACCCTTCACACGAGCCGCATCGTAGATCGGACGGAACATGCGGCGGTAATCTTTTGGCATGAGACCAGCGCGCCGCTTGAACAATTTCCGGAAAAATGCCGGATTTTCATAACCGACCACTGCAGCGATATCATCGACCGACATGTCGCTGGTCTCGAGCAGCCGCTTCGCCTCTTCGATCCGAAGATTTTGCACATAGCCTATGACGGTCGATCCCGTGGCAGCCGCAAAGCGACGTTTGAGGCTGCGCTCGGGAATGCCGCATTCCGCGACCACCCCAGCAACCGCCTGCGGCTCGTGGTAATGCGCGCGCAGCCTGTCCTCGGCCCGACGCACGATCGAGTCTGCGTGCGTTTGACGCCGAACCAAGCTGGCAAACGGCAGTTGGCCGGCGCCATGCCATTGGAGCAAATAAACTTTCGCGATGTGCAACGCCTCGCCTGGACTACAATGGCGCGAGATGATGTGAATCGCGAGGTCGTGCCAAGCGGTGGCGCCGCCCGCGGTCACGATACGTCCGCCATCGTCGGCGAACACGATATTGGGTTCAGGAATAAATCGAACGTCCGGAAAACTGTTACGGAATAGGTCCGCATAGCCCCAATGCGATGTCGCCGCCTTGCCGTTGAGCAGGCCGGAAGCCGCGAGCAGCACTGCGCCCGAGCAGGCCGAATAGATCGTGCTGCCGGCCCGGTGGCGGCTGCGAAGCCATTCCTTCAGTTCCGAATAGCGATCTTTTAAGTCGTCGTCGG
This genomic interval from Candidatus Rhodoblastus alkanivorans contains the following:
- the egtB gene encoding ergothioneine biosynthesis protein EgtB, with the translated sequence MSSGKTEILVQFQKARAASRRLAAPLTDADATVQSMPDASPAKWHLAHTTWFFEAMVLEPFSRSYRVFDPNFNFLFNSYYETLGARQPRPRRGMLTRPTLEQIHAYRDHVDAAIEDLLRRETSDRVAASIELGCHHEQQHQELLLTDILHLFAQNPLRPAYLDPAPDAGGAEPTAMAYENFAGGIAESGAGDEGFAFDCERPRRRVLIEPYRLADRLVTNGEWMEFIADDGYRQPLLWLSEGWAKCLDGQWSAPLYWEERDGEFWTMTLSGFQRVDPAAPAVHISFFEADAFARWSNRRLPTEAEWERAAEPLDVEGNFVESGLMRPSPATAGQNGLRQMFGDVWEWTCSPFSPYPRFRPAEGAAGEYNGKFMCGQFVLRGGSCATPQSHMRATYRNFFPPDARWQFSGVRLAGDADDDRR
- a CDS encoding GlxA family transcriptional regulator, translated to MANTNAKAIEALILALPESAGSAIYGLIDVFASTGTLWLALVGDEPSGRQIQPKIVSLTHDPFRCGNAIPVTPDLTIGEASGADIIVIPELWLAPDDDLKDRYSELKEWLRSRHRAGSTIYSACSGAVLLAASGLLNGKAATSHWGYADLFRNSFPDVRFIPEPNIVFADDGGRIVTAGGATAWHDLAIHIISRHCSPGEALHIAKVYLLQWHGAGQLPFASLVRRQTHADSIVRRAEDRLRAHYHEPQAVAGVVAECGIPERSLKRRFAAATGSTVIGYVQNLRIEEAKRLLETSDMSVDDIAAVVGYENPAFFRKLFKRRAGLMPKDYRRMFRPIYDAARVKGFGRRP
- the egtD gene encoding L-histidine N(alpha)-methyltransferase, which translates into the protein MMTDADVRTHWDEAFHAAVVAGLSRPQKTIPCCWLYDARGSDLFNAITRLDEYYPTRAETEILARHAGEIAQFCGEGALLLEYGAGAGVKTEILIAALAAPRLYVPIDIAGDVLARTARRIEARFPGLKTFPIVADFNHDFDLPDNLPPGPRIAFFPGSTIGNLNRREAAAFLSRLRRHVAGRGKAIVGIDLKKDLATLLNAYDDAQGVTAAFNLNLLARINRELDGAFPLDRFAHEARWNEAESAVEMHLVSLDSRVVPVSGQYFAFRAGETIHTESSRKYDPADFAALATSAGWRTARTWRDREGRFSVIGLDAVS